The following proteins are co-located in the Molothrus ater isolate BHLD 08-10-18 breed brown headed cowbird chromosome 29, BPBGC_Mater_1.1, whole genome shotgun sequence genome:
- the LOC118695929 gene encoding collagen alpha-1(II) chain-like isoform X18 yields the protein MVSWRSWSAGDHGQLGMDGQLGMDGQLGMDGQLEMDGQLEIMVSWGWMVSWRSWSAGDGWSAGDGWSAGDHGQLGMDGQLEIMVSWRSWSAGDHGQLEMDGQLEIMVSWRSWSAGDHGQLEMDGQLEMDGQLEMDGQLGLGGQLGSNGHLGLNGQLGSAGVEQSAGISWAWVVSWRSWSVGIRWSAGMRWSAQAQGDSCSGGCLGVAERTWLCRDTQRGPGCAGTQRGPGCAGTHREDLAVQGHREDLAVQGRTQRDPGCAGTQRGPGCARKDTERTWLCKEGHREILAVQGHRGDLAVQGHRGDLAVQGVWMLGSVLGQAGGGSGGVRGT from the exons ATGGTCAGCTGGAGATCATGGTCAGCTGGAGATCATGGTCAGCTGGGGATGGATGGTCAGCTGGGGATGGATGGTCAGCTGGGGATGGATGGTCAGCTGGAGATGGATGGTCAGCTGGAGATCATGGTCAGCTGGGGATGGATGGTCAGCTGGAGATCATGGTCAGCTGGGGATGGATGGTCAGCTGGAGATGGATGGTCAGCTGGAGATCATGGTCAGCTGGGGATGGATGGTCAGCTGGAGATCATGGTCAGCTGGAGATCATGGTCAGCTGGAGATCATGGTCAGCTGGAGATGGATGGTCAGCTGGAGATCATGGTCAGCTGGAGATCATGGTCAGCTGGAGATCATGGTCAGCTGGAGATGGATGGTCAGCTGGAGATGGATGGTCAGCTGGAGATGGATGGTCAGCTGGGGTTGGGTGGTCAGTTGGGCTCAAATGGTCATTTGGGGTTGAatggtcagctggggtcagctggggTTGAGCAGTCAGCTGGAATCAGCTGGGCTTGGGTGGTCAGTTGGAGATCATGGTCAGTTGGGATCAGGTGGTCAGCTGGGATGAGGTGgtcagcacaggcacagggtgaCTCCTGCTCAGGGGGTTGTTTGGGGGTAGCAGAGAggacctggctgtgcagggacacacagagaggacctggctgtgcagggacacagaggggacctggctgtgcagggacacacagagaggaC ctggctgtgcagggacacagagaggacCTGGCTGTGCAAGGAAGGACACAGAGAGatcctggctgtgcagggacacagagaggacCTGGCTGTGCAAGGAAGGACACAGAGAGGACCTGGCTGTGCAAGGAAGGACACAGAGAGatcctggctgtgcagggacacagaggggac ctggctgtgcagggacacagaggggacctggctgtgcagggtgtTTGGATGCTGGGCTCggtgctggggcaggctggcGGTGGCTCTGGGGGTGTCAGGGGCACCTGA
- the LOC118695929 gene encoding collagen alpha-1(II) chain-like isoform X7, giving the protein MVSWRSWSAGDHGQLGMDGQLGMDGQLGMDGQLEMDGQLEIMVSWGWMVSWRSWSAGDGWSAGDGWSAGDHGQLGMDGQLEIMVSWRSWSAGDHGQLEMDGQLEIMVSWRSWSAGDHGQLEMDGQLEMDGQLEMDGQLGLGGQLGSNGHLGLNGQLGSAGVEQSAGISWAWVVSWRSWSVGIRWSAGMRWSAQAQGDSCSGGCLGVAERTWLCKEGHREDLAVQGHREDLAVQGRTQRDPGCAGTQRGPGCARKDTERTWLCKEGHREILAVQGHRGDLAVQGRTQRGPGCAGTQRGPGCAGCLDAGLGAGAGWRWLWGCQGHLSPQGLWLWQGHSGAPLGRGFVSEAPARLGLGAVEVFSPELVVMGHVWAWGKVGQRERTCFLFLPPLSLPSSSPE; this is encoded by the exons ATGGTCAGCTGGAGATCATGGTCAGCTGGAGATCATGGTCAGCTGGGGATGGATGGTCAGCTGGGGATGGATGGTCAGCTGGGGATGGATGGTCAGCTGGAGATGGATGGTCAGCTGGAGATCATGGTCAGCTGGGGATGGATGGTCAGCTGGAGATCATGGTCAGCTGGGGATGGATGGTCAGCTGGAGATGGATGGTCAGCTGGAGATCATGGTCAGCTGGGGATGGATGGTCAGCTGGAGATCATGGTCAGCTGGAGATCATGGTCAGCTGGAGATCATGGTCAGCTGGAGATGGATGGTCAGCTGGAGATCATGGTCAGCTGGAGATCATGGTCAGCTGGAGATCATGGTCAGCTGGAGATGGATGGTCAGCTGGAGATGGATGGTCAGCTGGAGATGGATGGTCAGCTGGGGTTGGGTGGTCAGTTGGGCTCAAATGGTCATTTGGGGTTGAatggtcagctggggtcagctggggTTGAGCAGTCAGCTGGAATCAGCTGGGCTTGGGTGGTCAGTTGGAGATCATGGTCAGTTGGGATCAGGTGGTCAGCTGGGATGAGGTGgtcagcacaggcacagggtgaCTCCTGCTCAGGGGGTTGTTTGGGGGTAGCAGAGAggac CTGGCTGTGCAAGGAAGGACACAGAGAggacctggctgtgcagggacacagagaggacCTGGCTGTGCAAGGAAGGACACAGAGAGatcctggctgtgcagggacacagagaggacCTGGCTGTGCAAGGAAGGACACAGAGAGGACCTGGCTGTGCAAGGAAGGACACAGAGAGatcctggctgtgcagggacacagaggggac CTGGCTGTGCAAGgaaggacacagaggggacctggctgtgcagggacacagaggggacctggctgtgcagggtgtTTGGATGCTGGGCTCggtgctggggcaggctggcGGTGGCTCTGGGGGTGTCAGGGGCACCTGAGCCCCCAGGGGCTGTGGTTGTGGCAGGGACACTCTGGGGCTCCCTTGGGCAGGGGCTTTGTGTCTGAGGCCCCTGCCAGGTTGGGTCTGGGGGCAGTGGAAgtgttcagtccagagctgGTGGTGATGGGCCACGTGTGGGCCTGGGGGAAAGTGGGGCAAAGAGAAAGAAcgtgtttccttttccttccccctttgtcacttccttcttcctctccagAATAA
- the LOC118695929 gene encoding uncharacterized protein LOC118695929 isoform X14 — protein MVSWRSWSAGDHGQLGMDGQLGMDGQLGMDGQLEMDGQLEIMVSWGWMVSWRSWSAGDGWSAGDGWSAGDHGQLGMDGQLEIMVSWRSWSAGDHGQLEMDGQLEIMVSWRSWSAGDHGQLEMDGQLEMDGQLEMDGQLGLGGQLGSNGHLGLNGQLGSAGVEQSAGISWAWVVSWRSWSVGIRWSAGMRWSAQAQGDSCSGGCLGVAERTWLCRDTQRGPGCARKDTERTWLCRDTERTWLCKEGHREILAVQGHREDLAVQGRTQRGPGCARKDTERSWLCRDTEGTWLCRDTEGTWLCRVFGCWARCWGRLAVALGVSGAPEPPGAVVVAGTLWGSLGQGLCV, from the exons ATGGTCAGCTGGAGATCATGGTCAGCTGGAGATCATGGTCAGCTGGGGATGGATGGTCAGCTGGGGATGGATGGTCAGCTGGGGATGGATGGTCAGCTGGAGATGGATGGTCAGCTGGAGATCATGGTCAGCTGGGGATGGATGGTCAGCTGGAGATCATGGTCAGCTGGGGATGGATGGTCAGCTGGAGATGGATGGTCAGCTGGAGATCATGGTCAGCTGGGGATGGATGGTCAGCTGGAGATCATGGTCAGCTGGAGATCATGGTCAGCTGGAGATCATGGTCAGCTGGAGATGGATGGTCAGCTGGAGATCATGGTCAGCTGGAGATCATGGTCAGCTGGAGATCATGGTCAGCTGGAGATGGATGGTCAGCTGGAGATGGATGGTCAGCTGGAGATGGATGGTCAGCTGGGGTTGGGTGGTCAGTTGGGCTCAAATGGTCATTTGGGGTTGAatggtcagctggggtcagctggggTTGAGCAGTCAGCTGGAATCAGCTGGGCTTGGGTGGTCAGTTGGAGATCATGGTCAGTTGGGATCAGGTGGTCAGCTGGGATGAGGTGgtcagcacaggcacagggtgaCTCCTGCTCAGGGGGTTGTTTGGGGGTAGCAGAGAggac ctggctgtgcagggacacacagagaggaCCTGGCTGTGCAAGGAAGGACACAGAGAggacctggctgtgcagggacacagagaggacCTGGCTGTGCAAGGAAGGACACAGAGAGatcctggctgtgcagggacacagagaggacCTGGCTGTGCAAGGAAGGACACAGAGAGGACCTGGCTGTGCAAGGAAGGACACAGAGAGatcctggctgtgcagggacacagaggggac ctggctgtgcagggacacagaggggacctggctgtgcagggtgtTTGGATGCTGGGCTCggtgctggggcaggctggcGGTGGCTCTGGGGGTGTCAGGGGCACCTGAGCCCCCAGGGGCTGTGGTTGTGGCAGGGACACTCTGGGGCTCCCTTGGGCAGGGGCTTTGTGTCTGA
- the LOC118695929 gene encoding uncharacterized protein LOC118695929 isoform X8, with the protein MVSWRSWSAGDHGQLGMDGQLGMDGQLGMDGQLEMDGQLEIMVSWGWMVSWRSWSAGDGWSAGDGWSAGDHGQLGMDGQLEIMVSWRSWSAGDHGQLEMDGQLEIMVSWRSWSAGDHGQLEMDGQLEMDGQLEMDGQLGLGGQLGSNGHLGLNGQLGSAGVEQSAGISWAWVVSWRSWSVGIRWSAGMRWSAQAQGDSCSGGCLGVAERTWLCKEGHREILAVQGHREDLAVQGRTQRGPGCARKDTERSWLCRDTEGTWLCKEGHREDLAVQGRTQRGPGCAGTQRGPGCAGCLDAGLGAGAGWRWLWGCQGHLSPQGLWLWQGHSGAPLGRGFVSEAPARLGLGAVEVFSPELVVMGHVWAWGKVGQRERTCFLFLPPLSLPSSSPE; encoded by the exons ATGGTCAGCTGGAGATCATGGTCAGCTGGAGATCATGGTCAGCTGGGGATGGATGGTCAGCTGGGGATGGATGGTCAGCTGGGGATGGATGGTCAGCTGGAGATGGATGGTCAGCTGGAGATCATGGTCAGCTGGGGATGGATGGTCAGCTGGAGATCATGGTCAGCTGGGGATGGATGGTCAGCTGGAGATGGATGGTCAGCTGGAGATCATGGTCAGCTGGGGATGGATGGTCAGCTGGAGATCATGGTCAGCTGGAGATCATGGTCAGCTGGAGATCATGGTCAGCTGGAGATGGATGGTCAGCTGGAGATCATGGTCAGCTGGAGATCATGGTCAGCTGGAGATCATGGTCAGCTGGAGATGGATGGTCAGCTGGAGATGGATGGTCAGCTGGAGATGGATGGTCAGCTGGGGTTGGGTGGTCAGTTGGGCTCAAATGGTCATTTGGGGTTGAatggtcagctggggtcagctggggTTGAGCAGTCAGCTGGAATCAGCTGGGCTTGGGTGGTCAGTTGGAGATCATGGTCAGTTGGGATCAGGTGGTCAGCTGGGATGAGGTGgtcagcacaggcacagggtgaCTCCTGCTCAGGGGGTTGTTTGGGGGTAGCAGAGAggac CTGGCTGTGCAAGGAAGGACACAGAGAGatcctggctgtgcagggacacagagaggacCTGGCTGTGCAAGGAAGGACACAGAGAGGACCTGGCTGTGCAAGGAAGGACACAGAGAGatcctggctgtgcagggacacagaggggacctGGCTGTGCAAGGAAGGACACAGAGAGGACCTGGCTGTGCAAGgaaggacacagaggggacctggctgtgcagggacacagaggggacctggctgtgcagggtgtTTGGATGCTGGGCTCggtgctggggcaggctggcGGTGGCTCTGGGGGTGTCAGGGGCACCTGAGCCCCCAGGGGCTGTGGTTGTGGCAGGGACACTCTGGGGCTCCCTTGGGCAGGGGCTTTGTGTCTGAGGCCCCTGCCAGGTTGGGTCTGGGGGCAGTGGAAgtgttcagtccagagctgGTGGTGATGGGCCACGTGTGGGCCTGGGGGAAAGTGGGGCAAAGAGAAAGAAcgtgtttccttttccttccccctttgtcacttccttcttcctctccagAATAA
- the LOC118695929 gene encoding collagen alpha-2(I) chain-like isoform X5: MVSWRSWSAGDHGQLGMDGQLGMDGQLGMDGQLEMDGQLEIMVSWGWMVSWRSWSAGDGWSAGDGWSAGDHGQLGMDGQLEIMVSWRSWSAGDHGQLEMDGQLEIMVSWRSWSAGDHGQLEMDGQLEMDGQLEMDGQLGLGGQLGSNGHLGLNGQLGSAGVEQSAGISWAWVVSWRSWSVGIRWSAGMRWSAQAQGDSCSGGCLGVAERTWLCRDTQRGPGCAGTQRGPGCAGTHREDLAVQGRTQRGPGCAGTQRGPGCARKDTERSWLCRDTERTWLCKEGHREILAVQGHRGDLAVQGRTQRGPGCAGCLDAGLGAGAGWRWLWGCQGHLSPQGLWLWQGHSGAPLGRGFVSEAPARLGLGAVEVFSPELVVMGHVWAWGKVGQRERTCFLFLPPLSLPSSSPE; encoded by the exons ATGGTCAGCTGGAGATCATGGTCAGCTGGAGATCATGGTCAGCTGGGGATGGATGGTCAGCTGGGGATGGATGGTCAGCTGGGGATGGATGGTCAGCTGGAGATGGATGGTCAGCTGGAGATCATGGTCAGCTGGGGATGGATGGTCAGCTGGAGATCATGGTCAGCTGGGGATGGATGGTCAGCTGGAGATGGATGGTCAGCTGGAGATCATGGTCAGCTGGGGATGGATGGTCAGCTGGAGATCATGGTCAGCTGGAGATCATGGTCAGCTGGAGATCATGGTCAGCTGGAGATGGATGGTCAGCTGGAGATCATGGTCAGCTGGAGATCATGGTCAGCTGGAGATCATGGTCAGCTGGAGATGGATGGTCAGCTGGAGATGGATGGTCAGCTGGAGATGGATGGTCAGCTGGGGTTGGGTGGTCAGTTGGGCTCAAATGGTCATTTGGGGTTGAatggtcagctggggtcagctggggTTGAGCAGTCAGCTGGAATCAGCTGGGCTTGGGTGGTCAGTTGGAGATCATGGTCAGTTGGGATCAGGTGGTCAGCTGGGATGAGGTGgtcagcacaggcacagggtgaCTCCTGCTCAGGGGGTTGTTTGGGGGTAGCAGAGAggacctggctgtgcagggacacacagagaggacctggctgtgcagggacacagaggggacctggctgtgcagggacacacagagaggaCCTGGCTGTGCAAGGAAGGACACAGAGAggacctggctgtgcagggacacagagaggacCTGGCTGTGCAAGGAAGGACACAGAGAGatcctggctgtgcagggacacagagaggac CTGGCTGTGCAAGGAAGGACACAGAGAGatcctggctgtgcagggacacagaggggacctGGCTGTGCAAGGAAGGACACAGAGAGGAC ctggctgtgcagggtgtTTGGATGCTGGGCTCggtgctggggcaggctggcGGTGGCTCTGGGGGTGTCAGGGGCACCTGAGCCCCCAGGGGCTGTGGTTGTGGCAGGGACACTCTGGGGCTCCCTTGGGCAGGGGCTTTGTGTCTGAGGCCCCTGCCAGGTTGGGTCTGGGGGCAGTGGAAgtgttcagtccagagctgGTGGTGATGGGCCACGTGTGGGCCTGGGGGAAAGTGGGGCAAAGAGAAAGAAcgtgtttccttttccttccccctttgtcacttccttcttcctctccagAATAA
- the LOC118695929 gene encoding uncharacterized protein LOC118695929 isoform X6, with protein MVSWRSWSAGDHGQLGMDGQLGMDGQLGMDGQLEMDGQLEIMVSWGWMVSWRSWSAGDGWSAGDGWSAGDHGQLGMDGQLEIMVSWRSWSAGDHGQLEMDGQLEIMVSWRSWSAGDHGQLEMDGQLEMDGQLEMDGQLGLGGQLGSNGHLGLNGQLGSAGVEQSAGISWAWVVSWRSWSVGIRWSAGMRWSAQAQGDSCSGGCLGVAERTWLCKEGHREDLAVQGHREDLAVQGRTQRDPGCAGTQRGPGCARKDTERSWLCRDTEGTWLCKEGHREDLAVQGRTQRGPGCAGTQRGPGCAGCLDAGLGAGAGWRWLWGCQGHLSPQGLWLWQGHSGAPLGRGFVSEAPARLGLGAVEVFSPELVVMGHVWAWGKVGQRERTCFLFLPPLSLPSSSPE; from the exons ATGGTCAGCTGGAGATCATGGTCAGCTGGAGATCATGGTCAGCTGGGGATGGATGGTCAGCTGGGGATGGATGGTCAGCTGGGGATGGATGGTCAGCTGGAGATGGATGGTCAGCTGGAGATCATGGTCAGCTGGGGATGGATGGTCAGCTGGAGATCATGGTCAGCTGGGGATGGATGGTCAGCTGGAGATGGATGGTCAGCTGGAGATCATGGTCAGCTGGGGATGGATGGTCAGCTGGAGATCATGGTCAGCTGGAGATCATGGTCAGCTGGAGATCATGGTCAGCTGGAGATGGATGGTCAGCTGGAGATCATGGTCAGCTGGAGATCATGGTCAGCTGGAGATCATGGTCAGCTGGAGATGGATGGTCAGCTGGAGATGGATGGTCAGCTGGAGATGGATGGTCAGCTGGGGTTGGGTGGTCAGTTGGGCTCAAATGGTCATTTGGGGTTGAatggtcagctggggtcagctggggTTGAGCAGTCAGCTGGAATCAGCTGGGCTTGGGTGGTCAGTTGGAGATCATGGTCAGTTGGGATCAGGTGGTCAGCTGGGATGAGGTGgtcagcacaggcacagggtgaCTCCTGCTCAGGGGGTTGTTTGGGGGTAGCAGAGAggac CTGGCTGTGCAAGGAAGGACACAGAGAggacctggctgtgcagggacacagagaggacCTGGCTGTGCAAGGAAGGACACAGAGAGatcctggctgtgcagggacacagagaggac CTGGCTGTGCAAGGAAGGACACAGAGAGatcctggctgtgcagggacacagaggggacctGGCTGTGCAAGGAAGGACACAGAGAGGACCTGGCTGTGCAAGgaaggacacagaggggacctggctgtgcagggacacagaggggacctggctgtgcagggtgtTTGGATGCTGGGCTCggtgctggggcaggctggcGGTGGCTCTGGGGGTGTCAGGGGCACCTGAGCCCCCAGGGGCTGTGGTTGTGGCAGGGACACTCTGGGGCTCCCTTGGGCAGGGGCTTTGTGTCTGAGGCCCCTGCCAGGTTGGGTCTGGGGGCAGTGGAAgtgttcagtccagagctgGTGGTGATGGGCCACGTGTGGGCCTGGGGGAAAGTGGGGCAAAGAGAAAGAAcgtgtttccttttccttccccctttgtcacttccttcttcctctccagAATAA
- the LOC118695929 gene encoding collagen alpha-1(II) chain-like isoform X12, producing the protein MVSWRSWSAGDHGQLGMDGQLGMDGQLGMDGQLEMDGQLEIMVSWGWMVSWRSWSAGDGWSAGDGWSAGDHGQLGMDGQLEIMVSWRSWSAGDHGQLEMDGQLEIMVSWRSWSAGDHGQLEMDGQLEMDGQLEMDGQLGLGGQLGSNGHLGLNGQLGSAGVEQSAGISWAWVVSWRSWSVGIRWSAGMRWSAQAQGDSCSGGCLGVAERTWLCRDTQRGPGCAGTQRGPGCAGTHREDLAVQGHREDLAVQGRTQRDPGCAGTQRGPGCARKDTERTWLCKEGHREILAVQGHRGDLAVQGRTQRGPGCARKDTEGTWLCRDTEGTWLCRVFGCWARCWGRLAVALGVSGAPEPPGAVVVAGTLWGSLGQGLCV; encoded by the exons ATGGTCAGCTGGAGATCATGGTCAGCTGGAGATCATGGTCAGCTGGGGATGGATGGTCAGCTGGGGATGGATGGTCAGCTGGGGATGGATGGTCAGCTGGAGATGGATGGTCAGCTGGAGATCATGGTCAGCTGGGGATGGATGGTCAGCTGGAGATCATGGTCAGCTGGGGATGGATGGTCAGCTGGAGATGGATGGTCAGCTGGAGATCATGGTCAGCTGGGGATGGATGGTCAGCTGGAGATCATGGTCAGCTGGAGATCATGGTCAGCTGGAGATCATGGTCAGCTGGAGATGGATGGTCAGCTGGAGATCATGGTCAGCTGGAGATCATGGTCAGCTGGAGATCATGGTCAGCTGGAGATGGATGGTCAGCTGGAGATGGATGGTCAGCTGGAGATGGATGGTCAGCTGGGGTTGGGTGGTCAGTTGGGCTCAAATGGTCATTTGGGGTTGAatggtcagctggggtcagctggggTTGAGCAGTCAGCTGGAATCAGCTGGGCTTGGGTGGTCAGTTGGAGATCATGGTCAGTTGGGATCAGGTGGTCAGCTGGGATGAGGTGgtcagcacaggcacagggtgaCTCCTGCTCAGGGGGTTGTTTGGGGGTAGCAGAGAggacctggctgtgcagggacacacagagaggacctggctgtgcagggacacagaggggacctggctgtgcagggacacacagagaggaC ctggctgtgcagggacacagagaggacCTGGCTGTGCAAGGAAGGACACAGAGAGatcctggctgtgcagggacacagagaggacCTGGCTGTGCAAGGAAGGACACAGAGAGGACCTGGCTGTGCAAGGAAGGACACAGAGAGatcctggctgtgcagggacacagaggggacctGGCTGTGCAAGGAAGGACACAGAGAGGACCTGGCTGTGCAAGgaaggacacagaggggacctggctgtgcagggacacagaggggacctggctgtgcagggtgtTTGGATGCTGGGCTCggtgctggggcaggctggcGGTGGCTCTGGGGGTGTCAGGGGCACCTGAGCCCCCAGGGGCTGTGGTTGTGGCAGGGACACTCTGGGGCTCCCTTGGGCAGGGGCTTTGTGTCTGA
- the LOC118695929 gene encoding uncharacterized protein LOC118695929 isoform X17 produces the protein MVSWRSWSAGDHGQLGMDGQLGMDGQLGMDGQLEMDGQLEIMVSWGWMVSWRSWSAGDGWSAGDGWSAGDHGQLGMDGQLEIMVSWRSWSAGDHGQLEMDGQLEIMVSWRSWSAGDHGQLEMDGQLEMDGQLEMDGQLGLGGQLGSNGHLGLNGQLGSAGVEQSAGISWAWVVSWRSWSVGIRWSAGMRWSAQAQGDSCSGGCLGVAERTWLCRDTQRGPGCARKDTERTWLCRDTERTWLCKEGHREILAVQGHREDLAVQGRTQRGPGCARKDTERSWLCRDTEGTWLCKEGHRGDLAVQGHRGDLAVQGVWMLGSVLGQAGGGSGGVRGT, from the exons ATGGTCAGCTGGAGATCATGGTCAGCTGGAGATCATGGTCAGCTGGGGATGGATGGTCAGCTGGGGATGGATGGTCAGCTGGGGATGGATGGTCAGCTGGAGATGGATGGTCAGCTGGAGATCATGGTCAGCTGGGGATGGATGGTCAGCTGGAGATCATGGTCAGCTGGGGATGGATGGTCAGCTGGAGATGGATGGTCAGCTGGAGATCATGGTCAGCTGGGGATGGATGGTCAGCTGGAGATCATGGTCAGCTGGAGATCATGGTCAGCTGGAGATCATGGTCAGCTGGAGATGGATGGTCAGCTGGAGATCATGGTCAGCTGGAGATCATGGTCAGCTGGAGATCATGGTCAGCTGGAGATGGATGGTCAGCTGGAGATGGATGGTCAGCTGGAGATGGATGGTCAGCTGGGGTTGGGTGGTCAGTTGGGCTCAAATGGTCATTTGGGGTTGAatggtcagctggggtcagctggggTTGAGCAGTCAGCTGGAATCAGCTGGGCTTGGGTGGTCAGTTGGAGATCATGGTCAGTTGGGATCAGGTGGTCAGCTGGGATGAGGTGgtcagcacaggcacagggtgaCTCCTGCTCAGGGGGTTGTTTGGGGGTAGCAGAGAggac ctggctgtgcagggacacacagagaggaCCTGGCTGTGCAAGGAAGGACACAGAGAggacctggctgtgcagggacacagagaggacCTGGCTGTGCAAGGAAGGACACAGAGAGatcctggctgtgcagggacacagagaggacCTGGCTGTGCAAGGAAGGACACAGAGAGGACCTGGCTGTGCAAGGAAGGACACAGAGAGatcctggctgtgcagggacacagaggggac CTGGCTGTGCAAGgaaggacacagaggggacctggctgtgcagggacacagaggggacctggctgtgcagggtgtTTGGATGCTGGGCTCggtgctggggcaggctggcGGTGGCTCTGGGGGTGTCAGGGGCACCTGA
- the LOC118695929 gene encoding uncharacterized protein LOC118695929 isoform X1, translated as MVSWRSWSAGDHGQLGMDGQLGMDGQLGMDGQLEMDGQLEIMVSWGWMVSWRSWSAGDGWSAGDGWSAGDHGQLGMDGQLEIMVSWRSWSAGDHGQLEMDGQLEIMVSWRSWSAGDHGQLEMDGQLEMDGQLEMDGQLGLGGQLGSNGHLGLNGQLGSAGVEQSAGISWAWVVSWRSWSVGIRWSAGMRWSAQAQGDSCSGGCLGVAERTWLCRDTQRGPGCARKDTERTWLCRDTERTWLCKEGHREILAVQGHREDLAVQGRTQRGPGCARKDTERSWLCRDTEGTWLCKEGHREDLAVQGRTQRGPGCAGTQRGPGCAGCLDAGLGAGAGWRWLWGCQGHLSPQGLWLWQGHSGAPLGRGFVSEAPARLGLGAVEVFSPELVVMGHVWAWGKVGQRERTCFLFLPPLSLPSSSPE; from the exons ATGGTCAGCTGGAGATCATGGTCAGCTGGAGATCATGGTCAGCTGGGGATGGATGGTCAGCTGGGGATGGATGGTCAGCTGGGGATGGATGGTCAGCTGGAGATGGATGGTCAGCTGGAGATCATGGTCAGCTGGGGATGGATGGTCAGCTGGAGATCATGGTCAGCTGGGGATGGATGGTCAGCTGGAGATGGATGGTCAGCTGGAGATCATGGTCAGCTGGGGATGGATGGTCAGCTGGAGATCATGGTCAGCTGGAGATCATGGTCAGCTGGAGATCATGGTCAGCTGGAGATGGATGGTCAGCTGGAGATCATGGTCAGCTGGAGATCATGGTCAGCTGGAGATCATGGTCAGCTGGAGATGGATGGTCAGCTGGAGATGGATGGTCAGCTGGAGATGGATGGTCAGCTGGGGTTGGGTGGTCAGTTGGGCTCAAATGGTCATTTGGGGTTGAatggtcagctggggtcagctggggTTGAGCAGTCAGCTGGAATCAGCTGGGCTTGGGTGGTCAGTTGGAGATCATGGTCAGTTGGGATCAGGTGGTCAGCTGGGATGAGGTGgtcagcacaggcacagggtgaCTCCTGCTCAGGGGGTTGTTTGGGGGTAGCAGAGAggac ctggctgtgcagggacacacagagaggaCCTGGCTGTGCAAGGAAGGACACAGAGAggacctggctgtgcagggacacagagaggacCTGGCTGTGCAAGGAAGGACACAGAGAGatcctggctgtgcagggacacagagaggacCTGGCTGTGCAAGGAAGGACACAGAGAGGACCTGGCTGTGCAAGGAAGGACACAGAGAGatcctggctgtgcagggacacagaggggacctGGCTGTGCAAGGAAGGACACAGAGAGGACCTGGCTGTGCAAGgaaggacacagaggggacctggctgtgcagggacacagaggggacctggctgtgcagggtgtTTGGATGCTGGGCTCggtgctggggcaggctggcGGTGGCTCTGGGGGTGTCAGGGGCACCTGAGCCCCCAGGGGCTGTGGTTGTGGCAGGGACACTCTGGGGCTCCCTTGGGCAGGGGCTTTGTGTCTGAGGCCCCTGCCAGGTTGGGTCTGGGGGCAGTGGAAgtgttcagtccagagctgGTGGTGATGGGCCACGTGTGGGCCTGGGGGAAAGTGGGGCAAAGAGAAAGAAcgtgtttccttttccttccccctttgtcacttccttcttcctctccagAATAA